From Microbacterium invictum, the proteins below share one genomic window:
- a CDS encoding DUF6716 putative glycosyltransferase: MMTRPDRSPRLRVVAIADADSFVKWSAALVDSIPDASRHLLLVRTPLLVSADQEHAALAGTGFTEGSVTRLEYDGLAAWLARDRPDVVVISGRGPFVRVVQRQIDRVHPRPVVVTGLPGMSIPAQRGALLYRRHSDLMVVHSRREMRAFDELGRRLGAPVNLALATLPYARRKDAGSSGTDLVFAAQAIVPRAAEDRRAIADLLRRAALADPDRRVVVKLRSRPERGETEAHQELSRYPELLHDRPANLVFSYEPMAEALTRAEGLVTISSTAAIEAMARGIPVIALDMFGVKKAHLNTVFAGSGVFGGAEDVIARRFRHPHPLWMRDNYFHDPAESTCWGQVHDLVARRRYGQLPARPIPQPRGGPLHLAWQRKSVLGADDHTLAGAVAVAVAAPVVRAILTLRRFRGRNGAMTWSDDTTDFTVSPARHQDPIVRRRQTALVAVD, translated from the coding sequence ATGATGACGCGGCCCGATCGCTCCCCGCGCCTGCGGGTGGTCGCGATCGCCGATGCCGACTCGTTCGTGAAGTGGTCCGCTGCGCTGGTCGACTCGATTCCGGATGCCAGCCGGCACCTGCTGCTCGTGCGCACGCCCCTGCTGGTCAGCGCCGATCAAGAGCACGCCGCGCTGGCCGGCACCGGGTTCACCGAGGGCTCGGTGACGCGGCTGGAATACGACGGGCTGGCCGCATGGCTGGCCCGCGACCGCCCGGACGTCGTCGTGATCTCGGGGCGCGGTCCGTTCGTGCGGGTCGTGCAGCGGCAGATCGACCGCGTCCACCCGCGGCCGGTCGTGGTCACGGGACTGCCGGGCATGTCGATCCCCGCGCAGCGCGGCGCCCTGCTCTACCGGCGCCACAGCGACCTGATGGTGGTGCACTCCCGACGCGAGATGCGCGCGTTCGACGAGCTCGGCCGGCGCCTGGGCGCGCCCGTGAACCTGGCACTGGCGACCCTTCCGTACGCGCGGCGGAAGGATGCCGGCAGCTCCGGCACCGACCTCGTCTTCGCCGCGCAGGCGATCGTGCCCCGCGCCGCCGAAGACCGCCGGGCGATCGCCGACCTGCTCCGCCGGGCGGCGCTGGCCGACCCGGACCGCCGCGTCGTGGTGAAGCTGCGTTCACGACCCGAGCGCGGCGAGACCGAGGCGCACCAGGAGCTGTCCAGGTACCCGGAGCTGCTCCACGACCGGCCCGCGAACCTGGTCTTCTCGTACGAGCCGATGGCCGAGGCGCTCACGCGCGCCGAGGGCCTGGTCACGATCAGCTCGACGGCGGCGATCGAGGCGATGGCCCGGGGCATCCCGGTCATCGCGCTCGACATGTTCGGGGTGAAGAAAGCCCACCTGAACACGGTGTTCGCCGGCAGCGGCGTCTTCGGCGGGGCCGAGGATGTCATCGCGCGTCGCTTCCGGCATCCACACCCCCTCTGGATGCGCGACAACTACTTCCACGATCCGGCGGAGTCCACCTGCTGGGGTCAGGTGCACGATCTCGTCGCCCGCCGGCGCTACGGGCAACTGCCGGCGCGCCCGATCCCGCAGCCGCGCGGCGGCCCCCTGCACCTGGCGTGGCAGCGCAAGAGCGTGCTCGGCGCCGACGACCACACCCTCGCGGGCGCCGTCGCGGTGGCCGTTGCGGCGCCGGTGGTGCGCGCGATCCTCACGCTGCGGCGGTTCCGCGGCCGCAACGGGGCGATGACCTGGTCGGACGACACGACCGACTTCACCGTCAGCCCGGCACGTCACCAGGACCCGATCGTCCGCCGCCGGCAGACCGCTCTGGTCGCCGTCGACTGA
- a CDS encoding N-acetylneuraminate synthase family protein has product MTVSIGSHVVGGGNPVYVIAEIGLNHNGDVEIAKQLIDVAARAGANAVKFQKRTPEIATPPHMRDTPRETPWGTMSYLEYRYRVEFDRDQYIEIGDHATLQGLDWFASPWDVPSVDFLEDLGVAAHKVASASLTDIELLTALRDTGKPIILSTGMSTVDQIDRAMATLDTDRVVLMHATSTYPMEPEEANIKMIATLRDRYAGVPVGYSGHERGLQISLAAVALGAVAVERHITLDRTMWGSDHAASLEPAGLDHLVRDIRVIETALGDGVKRIYEGEHAPMAKLRRVPA; this is encoded by the coding sequence ATGACCGTCAGCATCGGATCGCACGTGGTAGGTGGCGGAAACCCCGTCTACGTGATCGCTGAGATCGGCCTGAACCACAACGGCGACGTCGAGATCGCCAAGCAGCTCATCGACGTGGCCGCCCGTGCCGGCGCGAACGCCGTCAAGTTCCAGAAGCGCACGCCCGAGATCGCCACCCCGCCGCACATGCGCGACACGCCGCGCGAGACCCCGTGGGGCACGATGAGCTATCTCGAGTACCGCTACCGCGTCGAGTTCGACCGTGACCAGTACATCGAGATCGGCGATCACGCGACCCTGCAGGGCCTGGACTGGTTCGCGTCGCCGTGGGATGTCCCCAGCGTCGACTTCCTCGAGGACCTCGGCGTCGCCGCGCACAAGGTGGCCTCGGCGAGCCTCACCGACATCGAGCTGCTGACCGCGCTGCGCGACACCGGCAAGCCGATCATCCTGTCGACCGGCATGTCGACGGTCGACCAGATCGACCGGGCCATGGCCACGCTCGACACCGACAGGGTCGTGCTCATGCACGCCACCTCGACCTACCCGATGGAGCCCGAAGAGGCCAACATCAAGATGATCGCGACGCTGCGCGACCGCTACGCCGGCGTCCCGGTCGGATACTCGGGGCACGAGCGCGGCCTGCAGATCTCGCTGGCCGCCGTGGCCCTGGGCGCCGTCGCGGTCGAACGCCACATCACGCTCGACCGCACGATGTGGGGCTCCGACCACGCGGCATCCCTCGAACCGGCGGGCCTCGACCACCTCGTCCGCGACATCCGCGTGATCGAGACCGCGCTGGGTGATGGCGTCAAGCGCATCTATGAGGGCGAGCACGCGCCGATGGCGAAGCTGCGTCGCGTCCCGGCATGA